From Chryseobacterium gallinarum, one genomic window encodes:
- a CDS encoding AraC family transcriptional regulator, which produces MKLVQFLPLVIEDYEDDIQHFPKHSHNYYEIVYIFNGTGVHILNEKRLYYEPRDVYLISPTDHHVFEPATITHFTILKFSLNYITLHPAFNGDLKVVDQIKHLMHNLWIKENKIQITPPYDQIIERTFTNMVDASNVTQQINSVWLYHQFLSIMNILRTNIYHSLGRQPLSGNIDNLLDYIHEHIYQPKMLHIRNIASRFHISESYFSNYFRKTYGHSYRDYIQRYKLNLIESRLMTSNVNMKKIAEEFGFHDVSHFYQYYKTMRNDSPINFRKKSLLNQTQKD; this is translated from the coding sequence ATGAAACTTGTTCAGTTTTTACCGCTGGTTATTGAAGATTACGAGGATGACATTCAACATTTTCCCAAGCACAGCCATAATTATTATGAAATTGTCTATATTTTTAACGGCACAGGTGTCCATATTCTGAACGAAAAGCGATTGTATTACGAACCGAGGGATGTCTATTTAATTTCGCCGACCGATCATCACGTCTTTGAACCGGCAACGATCACGCATTTTACAATTTTGAAATTCAGCCTTAATTACATCACGCTGCATCCAGCTTTTAATGGTGATTTGAAAGTAGTTGACCAAATAAAACACCTCATGCACAATCTTTGGATAAAAGAAAATAAAATTCAAATAACCCCACCTTATGATCAGATTATTGAACGCACGTTTACGAATATGGTAGATGCCAGCAATGTAACACAACAAATCAATTCAGTTTGGCTATACCATCAGTTTCTATCCATAATGAATATCCTTCGTACTAATATTTACCATTCATTAGGTCGACAGCCTCTCTCTGGTAATATTGATAATCTCTTAGATTATATCCACGAGCATATTTATCAACCTAAAATGCTACATATAAGAAATATAGCAAGTCGTTTTCACATTTCAGAAAGCTACTTTAGTAATTATTTTCGGAAAACCTATGGTCACTCGTATAGGGATTATATCCAGCGCTATAAACTGAATCTGATTGAAAGTCGATTAATGACTTCCAATGTCAACATGAAAAAAATAGCCGAAGAATTCGGATTTCATGATGTCAGTCATTTTTACCAATATTACAAGACTATGAGAAACGACAGTCCCATCAACTTCAGAAAGAAATCTTTACTTAATCAAACTCAAAAAGATTAA
- a CDS encoding alpha/beta fold hydrolase: MNIKMKYLELEGKRFAYYSAGQKHNPAIVLLHGWPETSKIWGKIISALEVNYYVLAIDLPGLGESDGLDNYDTDTVASWIRKILTSLDISHFNLVSHDIGSWVASTYALKYPEDLISLVLIDAGIPGILPDSFFSFDNYKKSWHFYFHAVPDLPEFLIQGHVKEYITWFFNNKSFVKAAITEDDITYYAQLYQDRISEGLGYYRSYTESVKTNRSLLQKLSLPVLAIGGEFAVGDKMKDVAVALSDSPRFENVKDCGHFVPEEQPEALLNILLSFFRD, translated from the coding sequence ATGAATATAAAAATGAAGTATTTGGAACTTGAAGGGAAAAGGTTCGCTTATTATTCAGCAGGTCAAAAACATAACCCTGCAATCGTGTTATTACATGGATGGCCTGAAACATCAAAAATATGGGGAAAAATCATTTCAGCATTAGAGGTTAATTATTATGTGCTGGCGATTGATTTGCCCGGACTTGGCGAAAGTGACGGATTAGATAACTATGATACAGATACTGTTGCCAGTTGGATTCGTAAAATCTTAACGTCTTTGGATATTTCGCACTTTAATCTTGTTTCCCATGATATCGGAAGTTGGGTAGCGTCTACCTATGCCCTAAAATATCCGGAAGACCTGATATCTCTGGTTTTAATCGATGCCGGAATTCCCGGTATCCTGCCAGATTCTTTTTTCTCATTCGACAACTATAAAAAATCATGGCATTTTTATTTCCATGCGGTACCCGATTTGCCGGAATTCCTTATCCAAGGACATGTGAAGGAATATATCACCTGGTTTTTCAATAATAAAAGCTTTGTAAAAGCCGCTATAACGGAAGATGATATTACATATTATGCGCAACTATATCAAGACAGGATATCGGAGGGATTAGGCTATTATCGGAGTTATACGGAAAGTGTTAAAACAAATAGAAGTTTGCTGCAAAAACTGTCTTTGCCCGTGCTAGCGATTGGTGGAGAATTTGCGGTGGGTGATAAGATGAAGGATGTTGCTGTTGCCTTATCTGACAGCCCACGGTTTGAGAATGTTAAGGATTGTGGTCATTTCGTTCCGGAAGAACAGCCCGAAGCCTTATTAAATATTCTCCTTTCCTTTTTTAGGGATTGA
- a CDS encoding helix-turn-helix domain-containing protein, translating to MEIIPIDRDYVAKSANLTTAHRASFYCVLWFQEGNPTHQVDFTPIKVQPESLLFVGKDSVQFFDQGKNFKAKVLLFTDAFFCRNDDDVKYLNRTPLFQTFGSSQHCTLSVSEELKTLWTFMEQEDKTPHDRFKPILLRNYLESFLLQAERAIGDGISSPSTNEIYKEIFFDFNKLVEEHFKEQKPVSYYSEQLYVSPKVLSRATRQLTGKTPKRILDERMLLEAKRLLMYDISAGKEIGYSLGFTEPTNFIKFFRKHTGKTPLAFRAYYRQTMGM from the coding sequence ATGGAAATTATACCGATAGATAGGGACTATGTAGCCAAAAGTGCCAACCTGACAACAGCTCACAGAGCTTCTTTTTACTGCGTCTTGTGGTTTCAGGAAGGAAATCCAACACATCAGGTAGATTTTACGCCGATAAAAGTGCAACCAGAAAGTTTGCTTTTTGTAGGAAAAGACAGCGTACAGTTTTTTGATCAGGGAAAAAACTTCAAGGCTAAAGTGTTACTTTTTACTGATGCATTTTTCTGTAGAAATGATGATGATGTAAAGTATTTGAACAGGACTCCTTTATTCCAGACATTCGGCAGTTCCCAGCACTGCACGTTGAGTGTTTCTGAAGAATTGAAAACACTTTGGACATTCATGGAGCAAGAGGATAAAACTCCACATGACAGATTTAAGCCAATCCTTTTACGAAATTACCTTGAGAGTTTTTTGTTGCAAGCAGAAAGGGCAATTGGAGATGGTATAAGCTCCCCATCAACCAACGAAATTTACAAGGAAATATTCTTTGATTTTAATAAGTTGGTAGAAGAGCACTTTAAAGAGCAAAAGCCAGTTTCTTATTATTCAGAGCAATTATATGTATCTCCAAAGGTTCTCTCCAGAGCTACCCGACAACTCACAGGTAAAACGCCCAAACGTATTTTGGATGAAAGGATGCTACTGGAAGCAAAACGGTTGCTAATGTATGATATAAGTGCAGGAAAAGAAATTGGTTATTCTCTTGGTTTTACAGAACCTACAAATTTTATTAAGTTCTTCAGAAAGCATACAGGTAAGACACCTCTTGCCTTCCGTGCATATTATCGTCAGACAATGGGGATGTAA
- a CDS encoding alpha/beta fold hydrolase has product MFYQVNDVQLFVADEGDKTPTLLFIHFWGGSSRTWKPVTDILYTKYRCVRFDQRGWGRSDKPKSGYDIRSLAEDVLALVAIMGLDDYILVGHSMGGKIAQVIAGSNPKGLRKLILVAPSPATPTILPKEMKQKMTTAYTSLENITETIEQVFKANDLSSESKQQVTEDMLHHSTASRRSWPESALGEDVSECLPNIQIPTLVIAGENDIVDSPDRLRQEVLQKIPNAEMVIIPNVGHLMMLQTPEKVAELISTFCQ; this is encoded by the coding sequence ATGTTTTATCAAGTAAACGACGTTCAATTATTCGTAGCCGATGAGGGAGACAAAACCCCTACATTATTATTTATCCATTTTTGGGGAGGTTCATCAAGAACATGGAAACCGGTAACAGATATACTGTACACAAAATACCGTTGTGTCAGGTTCGACCAACGGGGATGGGGCAGATCTGATAAACCAAAGTCCGGCTATGATATTCGGTCTTTAGCCGAAGATGTATTAGCATTGGTAGCAATCATGGGCCTTGATGATTATATTTTGGTTGGACATTCTATGGGCGGAAAAATTGCACAAGTAATAGCTGGTAGTAACCCTAAAGGACTTAGAAAGTTAATTCTTGTCGCTCCATCGCCTGCTACACCAACAATACTGCCTAAAGAAATGAAACAAAAAATGACAACCGCATATACTTCATTGGAAAACATCACCGAAACCATTGAACAAGTCTTTAAAGCTAATGATTTATCATCAGAGAGCAAACAGCAAGTAACTGAAGATATGCTGCACCATAGTACGGCGTCCAGGCGTAGCTGGCCTGAGTCAGCTTTAGGCGAAGATGTTTCCGAATGTTTACCAAATATTCAAATTCCTACATTGGTGATTGCCGGAGAAAATGACATTGTTGATTCTCCGGATCGTTTAAGACAAGAGGTTTTGCAAAAAATACCAAATGCTGAAATGGTCATTATTCCTAATGTCGGACATCTTATGATGCTTCAGACTCCTGAAAAAGTGGCGGAGCTGATAAGTACTTTCTGTCAGTAG
- a CDS encoding NAD(P)/FAD-dependent oxidoreductase, which produces MTDNNQFDVIIIGGSYAGLSAAMALGRSLRNVLIIDSGKPCNRYTPHSHNFITQDGAVPGEIAAKAKEQVLQYDTVKFSEGYATKGKKAENGFEITIQSGEQFSAKKLVFATGIKDVFPDIKGFEECWGKTVIHCPYCHGYEFKGTQTAIIANGDRAFHLASLVHNLTDKITIVTGGKADFKDAQFAKLKNHQIKIVEKAVKAIRHQNGNMTALIFEDGTKENFGAAYAAIPFEQHCKIPIDLGCEVTETGHIKVDMFQQTTVPGIYACGDNTNPLRSVANAVSTGNIAGAAINNELTEEEFL; this is translated from the coding sequence ATGACAGACAATAATCAATTCGATGTAATCATCATCGGCGGAAGCTATGCAGGACTATCTGCGGCAATGGCCTTAGGTCGTTCGTTACGTAACGTGTTAATCATTGACAGTGGAAAACCTTGCAATCGCTATACGCCGCATTCGCACAATTTCATTACACAGGACGGGGCTGTTCCCGGAGAGATTGCGGCAAAAGCCAAAGAACAAGTATTGCAATACGATACCGTGAAATTCTCTGAAGGCTATGCTACGAAAGGCAAGAAAGCTGAAAATGGTTTTGAAATCACTATACAATCCGGAGAACAATTTTCTGCGAAAAAGCTAGTTTTTGCAACCGGAATAAAAGATGTCTTTCCCGATATAAAAGGTTTTGAAGAATGTTGGGGCAAGACCGTCATTCATTGTCCGTACTGCCACGGCTATGAATTTAAAGGAACCCAAACCGCTATTATCGCTAATGGGGACAGGGCTTTTCACCTTGCATCGTTAGTCCATAACCTGACCGATAAAATCACGATTGTTACCGGAGGTAAAGCCGATTTTAAAGATGCACAATTTGCCAAACTGAAAAATCATCAAATCAAAATCGTTGAAAAAGCCGTGAAAGCAATCCGCCACCAAAACGGAAATATGACAGCATTGATTTTTGAAGACGGAACGAAAGAAAACTTTGGTGCAGCCTATGCGGCCATTCCGTTTGAACAACATTGCAAAATTCCGATAGATTTAGGTTGTGAGGTCACAGAAACGGGACATATAAAAGTGGATATGTTTCAACAAACAACGGTTCCGGGTATCTATGCTTGTGGCGATAACACCAATCCTTTGCGTTCGGTGGCTAATGCGGTTTCAACTGGAAATATTGCAGGTGCGGCTATAAACAACGAATTGACCGAAGAAGAATTTTTATAG
- a CDS encoding Fur family transcriptional regulator, with product MFKRRNTEAKGAVLSVLTRKRRAMSQDTIIQQMGVKADRATVYRILNRLCEDEIVHKIIADDGKQYFAMCVSCDNDKIPANHFHFRCVKCETIECLPTLIDFSVPNGYTVQRMNCIIVGICKNCSMH from the coding sequence ATGTTTAAACGAAGGAATACAGAGGCAAAAGGTGCTGTTCTATCGGTATTGACAAGAAAAAGAAGGGCAATGAGCCAAGATACTATAATACAACAAATGGGGGTTAAAGCAGATAGAGCAACTGTTTACCGTATATTAAATCGTCTTTGTGAAGACGAAATAGTTCATAAAATAATAGCTGATGATGGCAAACAGTATTTTGCTATGTGCGTGAGCTGTGATAATGATAAGATTCCTGCGAATCATTTTCATTTTCGTTGTGTAAAATGCGAGACTATCGAGTGTCTGCCAACATTAATAGATTTTTCAGTCCCAAATGGTTATACGGTACAACGAATGAACTGTATCATAGTGGGTATTTGTAAAAATTGTTCTATGCATTAA
- a CDS encoding DoxX family protein — protein MKATKITYYITTGLISINMLFSSYAYLTNPQLKWAFEHLGFPDYFRIELAIAKFLAAIAIWLPFRLVREASYIGLAISFVSAIIAHIVVGDDAFHTIAPIVVLVILVVSYVTYHKLPKTVVGKSE, from the coding sequence ATGAAAGCAACAAAAATCACGTATTACATTACGACAGGGCTTATCTCAATCAATATGCTTTTTTCATCCTACGCCTACCTGACAAATCCTCAACTAAAATGGGCATTTGAGCATTTAGGTTTTCCCGATTATTTCAGAATAGAATTGGCTATCGCCAAATTTCTTGCTGCAATTGCCATTTGGTTGCCTTTCCGTTTGGTGCGAGAAGCGTCTTACATCGGCTTGGCAATCAGTTTTGTTTCGGCAATTATTGCTCACATCGTTGTTGGCGATGATGCTTTCCATACGATTGCACCTATTGTGGTTTTGGTAATACTTGTTGTGTCGTATGTAACATATCACAAGTTGCCCAAAACTGTTGTCGGAAAGTCTGAATGA
- a CDS encoding winged helix-turn-helix transcriptional regulator: protein MYSHTACAKNIDAVEDALYVLGGKWKLRIVIALESGHCRFNELQRVIKGISARVLSNELKQLEMNGLVKRVVHADKTPVVVEYRPTEYASTLKDVVSALADWGQKHRKKITTNR, encoded by the coding sequence GTGTATTCGCACACGGCTTGTGCAAAAAATATAGATGCCGTTGAGGACGCTCTATATGTATTGGGCGGAAAATGGAAACTACGGATAGTCATCGCATTGGAAAGCGGACATTGCCGTTTTAATGAACTACAACGGGTAATCAAAGGCATTTCGGCAAGGGTGCTTTCAAACGAATTGAAACAGTTGGAAATGAATGGCTTAGTAAAGAGGGTAGTTCACGCAGATAAAACGCCTGTTGTTGTAGAGTATCGTCCAACAGAATACGCCTCAACACTCAAAGACGTTGTTTCTGCATTAGCCGACTGGGGACAAAAACATAGAAAGAAAATTACGACAAACCGATAA
- a CDS encoding helix-turn-helix domain-containing protein, with amino-acid sequence MENIESLKEYYQITKKKVPEDLLIQSRCPIHFNILRKKEKCCVGGLPFARRDYWKITLFDNRAELITKQGNVIINKPCIFFSRPNMEYGWKLLDEEQTGFICLFNDEYLTYDLKPIFELLTRTLNASQTSFLLLEQDTYRLLFFYFEQLYNAYHSDFEYRKEVVQKWLQLIAYQVIWTQSINNPVELKQDAKSRIVNEFVNALQSQFPVDSPLNPIRLKTPSDFANLLHVHVNHLNHCLKSQTGKSTTQLINERITAEAKGLLQYSDWNISEIAEALGFEYVQHFTLFFKKKIGISPTEFRLKEMNNI; translated from the coding sequence ATGGAAAATATAGAATCATTAAAAGAATATTACCAAATAACGAAGAAAAAAGTACCTGAAGACTTACTAATTCAAAGTAGGTGTCCTATACATTTTAATATTCTGAGGAAGAAAGAAAAATGTTGTGTAGGTGGTTTGCCTTTTGCCCGACGTGATTACTGGAAAATTACCTTATTTGATAACCGTGCAGAGTTAATAACAAAACAAGGAAATGTTATCATCAATAAACCTTGCATTTTCTTTTCCCGACCTAATATGGAATATGGCTGGAAATTATTAGATGAAGAGCAAACAGGATTTATTTGCTTATTTAATGACGAATACCTAACATATGATTTAAAGCCAATCTTCGAACTATTGACTCGTACTTTAAATGCAAGTCAGACCTCTTTCTTGCTTTTAGAACAAGACACTTATCGTTTGCTATTCTTTTATTTTGAACAACTCTACAATGCCTACCACAGTGATTTTGAGTACAGAAAAGAAGTTGTACAAAAGTGGCTTCAGCTCATTGCTTATCAGGTTATTTGGACACAGTCTATAAATAATCCGGTAGAGTTAAAACAAGACGCAAAAAGCAGGATTGTCAATGAGTTTGTCAATGCGTTGCAAAGCCAATTTCCGGTTGACTCTCCTCTGAATCCTATTCGGCTAAAAACGCCCTCCGATTTTGCTAATTTACTCCACGTCCATGTCAATCACTTAAATCACTGTTTGAAGTCGCAAACAGGTAAATCTACTACACAGCTGATAAACGAAAGAATTACTGCTGAGGCTAAAGGTTTGCTACAATATTCTGACTGGAACATTTCTGAAATAGCTGAAGCTTTAGGATTTGAATATGTACAGCATTTTACCCTGTTCTTTAAGAAAAAGATTGGCATTTCTCCCACAGAATTCAGATTGAAAGAAATGAATAATATTTGA
- a CDS encoding MFS transporter — MRRLKKKNEGISTVLAFALVPLSGFAMDVYIPSFPHMAYDLQTSESNIKLTLTLFIVSYGISQLFVGSISDSFGRYKINIISLIVLILSSLGIALSSDLTFILGMRFIQGIAISFIAVCKRSFFVDVYTGDKRKHYTSLVTVVWSAAPILAPFLGGFLQESFGWRANFYFLALYASIMLVLEWIYSGETIREKHPFKLRYIFSMYDRLMNATDFSLGIIVLGLSYSMVMVFGMSIPFIVEHEYHLSALYSGYCALISGLAIFGGGFLSKKLVNKPLYNKLQLANISQLLIVAVMLFTASIFHQLYIMMLFVFLIHFWQGFTYNTYFTYAITSQPKFSATAGGLAGGGSFIVFSITSYLVVHLITISDQWTLGLAYLIFLLSIQFLLYFVRQAIQKTHE, encoded by the coding sequence ATGAGAAGACTTAAAAAGAAAAATGAAGGTATCAGTACTGTTTTGGCATTTGCACTTGTCCCACTGTCTGGTTTTGCTATGGACGTTTACATTCCGTCATTTCCTCACATGGCATATGACCTACAGACTAGCGAATCTAATATTAAATTGACATTAACTTTATTTATAGTTAGTTATGGTATATCGCAATTGTTTGTTGGAAGTATTTCTGACAGCTTTGGCAGATACAAGATTAACATCATATCTCTGATTGTTTTGATTTTGTCCTCATTAGGGATAGCACTTAGCAGCGACTTAACCTTTATCCTTGGGATGCGTTTTATACAGGGTATAGCCATTTCTTTTATTGCGGTATGTAAACGTTCTTTTTTTGTGGACGTATATACTGGAGATAAACGAAAGCACTACACTAGTCTGGTAACCGTTGTATGGTCAGCTGCACCAATACTCGCACCATTTCTGGGAGGCTTTTTACAAGAAAGTTTTGGATGGCGTGCCAATTTTTATTTTCTGGCCTTATATGCAAGTATTATGCTTGTTTTGGAATGGATATACAGTGGTGAAACCATCCGTGAAAAACATCCCTTTAAACTGAGGTATATTTTTTCCATGTACGATCGTTTGATGAACGCGACTGATTTCAGTCTTGGAATTATTGTATTGGGATTAAGTTATAGCATGGTAATGGTTTTTGGGATGAGTATTCCATTTATTGTGGAGCATGAATATCATCTTTCTGCATTGTACTCCGGTTATTGTGCTTTAATATCGGGATTGGCTATTTTTGGGGGAGGATTTTTGAGTAAAAAGTTGGTCAACAAACCCCTCTATAACAAGCTACAATTAGCGAACATTTCTCAATTACTCATTGTAGCAGTGATGCTATTTACAGCAAGCATTTTTCACCAATTGTACATTATGATGCTTTTTGTGTTTTTGATTCATTTTTGGCAAGGGTTTACTTATAATACTTATTTCACGTACGCTATCACAAGTCAGCCCAAATTTTCCGCTACCGCAGGTGGGTTAGCCGGAGGTGGGTCTTTTATCGTATTTTCCATAACTAGCTATCTTGTGGTACATCTCATTACGATTAGTGATCAATGGACATTGGGTTTAGCATATTTAATATTTTTGTTAAGCATTCAATTTTTATTATATTTTGTACGTCAGGCGATTCAGAAAACACATGAGTAA
- a CDS encoding TetR/AcrR family transcriptional regulator: MKKAEATRLMILQKAFELIYVKGYQTTSIDDIIATTKVTKGAFYYHFKTKDEMGLAIINEILKPTLTNSFIEPLQTEENPLDAIYNLMDNLLMKNDFLKVEYGCPASNFTQEMTPWNSEFNKALNELTQEWTKAITATIERGKKSGTIRKDVNAKQVTIFVMSGYWGIRNLGKLENSKKVYVSYLKQLKIYLDSLK; the protein is encoded by the coding sequence ATGAAAAAGGCGGAAGCAACACGGTTGATGATTTTACAGAAAGCGTTTGAACTGATTTATGTTAAAGGTTATCAGACGACAAGCATTGACGACATTATTGCCACGACAAAAGTTACCAAAGGGGCTTTTTACTACCATTTCAAAACCAAAGACGAAATGGGACTTGCCATCATCAACGAAATCCTAAAGCCGACACTTACAAATAGTTTTATTGAGCCACTTCAAACCGAAGAGAATCCATTAGATGCAATTTATAACCTAATGGACAATCTTTTAATGAAAAATGATTTTCTGAAAGTGGAATACGGTTGTCCCGCATCCAATTTTACGCAAGAAATGACCCCGTGGAATTCGGAATTTAATAAGGCTTTGAATGAATTAACTCAAGAATGGACAAAAGCAATAACCGCTACCATCGAAAGAGGCAAGAAAAGCGGTACGATCCGTAAGGACGTAAATGCGAAACAGGTAACTATCTTTGTTATGTCGGGCTATTGGGGCATCCGGAATTTGGGAAAATTAGAGAACAGCAAAAAAGTGTATGTATCTTATTTAAAACAACTTAAAATCTATTTGGATAGTTTGAAATAA
- a CDS encoding AraC family transcriptional regulator: METPISNIPTHSFNMEENSGIFVTKITSETFDENVESGQAHRHNSHVLGLHLKGISLVELDFKQYQIKHPSVLYQSPNQVHRILNIDEIEMFLLVMEQELIDKNLHKYLQGIITPHPLHLRSDEMNILEQAFLLCANLHDKKEDKFYFHSLKNASNALIGLYLSFYLKSLQSQEQLSRFERIHYDFLKLLEVQFKVWKRPSDYAQKLNISVAYLNECVKTVTGFTVSYHIQQRVVLEAKRLLYYADKSVKEIANELGYDDYPYFSRLFSKVAGMTASTFKNKNHV, from the coding sequence ATGGAAACTCCCATAAGTAACATTCCCACACATTCTTTTAATATGGAGGAGAATTCCGGAATATTTGTAACCAAAATAACTTCGGAAACCTTTGATGAAAATGTTGAATCGGGTCAAGCACATCGGCATAACAGCCATGTTTTGGGATTGCATTTAAAAGGAATATCTCTTGTGGAACTGGATTTTAAACAGTACCAAATAAAACATCCGTCCGTTTTGTATCAGTCTCCCAATCAGGTGCATAGAATACTGAATATCGATGAAATAGAAATGTTCTTATTGGTAATGGAGCAAGAACTTATTGATAAAAACCTCCATAAATATCTCCAGGGAATCATTACGCCACATCCCCTGCACCTAAGATCTGATGAAATGAATATTTTAGAACAGGCTTTCTTATTATGTGCTAATCTTCATGATAAAAAGGAGGATAAATTCTATTTCCATTCATTAAAGAATGCTTCTAATGCCCTCATCGGCCTATATCTTTCTTTTTACCTAAAATCGTTGCAGTCACAAGAACAGCTTTCCAGATTTGAACGAATACACTATGACTTTCTAAAACTGCTGGAAGTACAATTCAAAGTTTGGAAACGCCCTTCCGATTATGCTCAAAAATTAAACATCTCAGTAGCCTACCTTAATGAATGTGTAAAAACAGTAACTGGTTTTACCGTTTCTTATCACATTCAACAGAGGGTTGTCTTAGAAGCCAAGCGCCTGCTGTACTATGCCGACAAATCCGTAAAAGAAATTGCAAACGAATTGGGCTATGATGATTACCCGTATTTTTCGAGATTGTTCTCTAAAGTTGCCGGAATGACTGCTTCGACATTCAAGAACAAAAACCACGTTTAG
- a CDS encoding FAD-binding oxidoreductase has translation MPRAPKWLFDTVDLLTTKLPDVTVDETVFLSPSVKKIRMSGVFDKVKLTVGAYIDFRVTETEVRRYTVSNFDKETQSMEFIVHLHGKGCGADYMNALQPGDVLSLNKPSTMIKYYDSSFQQYIIFGDESSLGLAQSFAPVLKQNKHIFQFIFELDEENLKIPEILGLESVIVYPKTGLFKNEDWIKQLPVFPLQNEAHIKFILTGNVKSAQTFRKVIKDTTKSKVYLHGYWLEGKKGL, from the coding sequence ATGCCAAGAGCTCCCAAATGGTTATTTGATACCGTTGATTTACTTACGACAAAACTTCCCGACGTAACAGTAGATGAAACCGTTTTCTTATCACCATCAGTAAAGAAAATTCGGATGTCCGGAGTCTTTGACAAAGTAAAATTGACTGTTGGTGCATATATTGATTTCAGAGTAACAGAAACCGAAGTTAGACGCTACACTGTTTCAAATTTTGATAAGGAAACACAAAGTATGGAGTTTATCGTTCACCTTCATGGCAAAGGTTGTGGCGCTGATTACATGAACGCCTTGCAACCGGGCGACGTACTATCTTTAAATAAACCCAGTACGATGATAAAATATTATGATTCATCCTTTCAGCAATACATTATTTTTGGAGATGAGTCTTCTTTGGGATTGGCACAATCATTTGCTCCTGTATTAAAGCAAAACAAGCATATATTTCAGTTTATTTTTGAATTAGACGAGGAAAATCTAAAAATTCCTGAAATCTTGGGACTGGAGTCGGTTATTGTTTATCCCAAAACAGGATTATTTAAAAACGAGGATTGGATAAAGCAATTGCCCGTATTTCCTCTTCAAAATGAAGCTCATATCAAGTTTATCCTCACAGGAAATGTAAAATCAGCTCAAACCTTTAGAAAAGTTATAAAAGATACAACGAAGAGCAAAGTATATCTGCATGGCTATTGGTTAGAAGGCAAAAAAGGATTATAA
- the map gene encoding type I methionyl aminopeptidase has translation MSITKHEELIGMQKVSEAVAYTLKEMRNYARPGITTKQLDDFGAKILSDFGAKSAPYLTYGFPGWTCISVNNEFCHGIPSEKRILKEGDLVNIDVSAELNGFWSDNGGSFVLGEDINQHQKLVDASKEILQKAIVNIKGGVKISEVGHIMETEAKKRGFKVVKNLGGHGIGRGLHEQPDEIMNYKNRFDQRRFRKNSVVAIETFITTTSTYATELNDGWTMVGNKGGFMAQHEHTIVVTDGKPMILTEMNGIWN, from the coding sequence ATGTCCATAACAAAACACGAAGAATTAATAGGAATGCAGAAAGTAAGCGAGGCAGTTGCTTACACTTTGAAAGAAATGCGGAACTATGCAAGACCCGGTATCACTACAAAACAACTAGACGACTTTGGTGCGAAAATACTTTCGGATTTCGGTGCAAAATCCGCACCTTATTTGACTTATGGCTTTCCGGGATGGACTTGCATAAGTGTGAACAATGAATTTTGCCACGGCATCCCGTCCGAGAAAAGAATATTAAAAGAGGGCGATTTGGTAAACATTGACGTTTCTGCCGAACTTAACGGCTTTTGGTCGGACAATGGTGGTTCATTTGTACTTGGAGAAGACATCAACCAACATCAAAAATTGGTGGATGCATCCAAAGAAATCCTACAAAAAGCCATCGTTAATATTAAGGGTGGCGTAAAAATTTCAGAAGTCGGGCACATCATGGAAACCGAAGCCAAGAAAAGAGGTTTCAAGGTCGTTAAAAATTTGGGTGGACACGGCATCGGAAGGGGTTTGCACGAACAACCCGATGAAATAATGAACTACAAAAACCGATTTGACCAAAGACGGTTTAGAAAAAATTCAGTGGTTGCCATTGAAACGTTTATTACCACAACTTCAACCTATGCAACAGAATTAAATGATGGTTGGACAATGGTGGGAAACAAAGGCGGTTTTATGGCGCAACACGAACATACCATCGTCGTTACAGACGGTAAACCGATGATTCTAACTGAAATGAATGGAATTTGGAATTGA